The proteins below are encoded in one region of Misgurnus anguillicaudatus chromosome 24, ASM2758022v2, whole genome shotgun sequence:
- the pitpnaa gene encoding phosphatidylinositol transfer protein, alpha a encodes MLIKEFRIVLPISVEEYQVGQLYSVAEASKNETGGGEGVEVLKNEPYEKDGEKGQYTHKIYHLQSKVPSFVRLLAPASALKIHEEAWNAYPYCRTVLTNEYMKDNFLIMIETWHKPDLGEQDNVHKLDPEQWKKVEVVRIDIADRSQVETKDYKPEEDPAIYKSEKTGRGPLGPDWKKELPQKTDCPHMCAYKLVTVKFKWFGLQNKVEGFIQKQEKRLFTNFHRQLFCWLDRWINLTMDDIRRMEEETQRALDDMRVKDPVKGMSAADE; translated from the exons ATGTTAATAAAAGAATT CCGAATCGTCCTGCCCATTTCTGTTGAAGAG TACCAGGTGGGCCAGCTGTACTCTGTGGCAGAGGCCAGTAAGAATGAAACAGGAGGCGGAGAAGGCGTGGAGGTCTTGAAAAACGAGCCATACGAGAAGGATGGAGAGAAAGGACAATACACGCACAAGATCTATCATCTGCAGAG TAAAGTGCCGTCCTTTGTACGGTTGCTGGCTCCAGCATCTGCACTCAAAATTCACGAGGAGGCCTGGAATGCATATCCCTACTGTCGCACAG TCCTCACG AACGAGTACATGAAGGACAATTTTCTAATCATGATTGAGACGTGGCACAAGCCTGACCTCGGAGAACAGGACAAT GTTCATAAACTTGACCCAGAACAGTGGAAGAAGGTTGAGGTAGTTCGCATTGACATAGCCGACAGATCTCAGGTGGAAACCAAA GACTACAAACCAGAAGAGGATCCAGCCATATATAAATCAGAGAAGACTGGAAGAGGGCCATTAGGACCTGACTGGAAG AAAGAACTTCCTCAGAAGACCGACTGCCCTCATATGTGTGCTTATAAACTAGTCACTGTCAAATTTAAATGGTTTGGCTTGCAGAACAAAGTAGAGGGGTTTATTCAGAAG CAAGAGAAGCGTCTGTTCACCAACTTCCACAGACAGCTCTTCTGCTGGTTAGACAGGTGGATCAACCTGACGATGGATGACATTCGTCGCATGGAGGAGGAGACACAGAGGGCACTCGATGAT ATGCGTGTGAAGGATCCAGTTAAAGGGATGTCTGCTGCAGATGAATGA
- the git1 gene encoding ARF GTPase-activating protein GIT1 isoform X1, with amino-acid sequence MSRKVQRSEVCADCSAPDPGWSSINRGVLICDECCSVHRSLGRHISIVKHLRHSGWPPSLLQMVQTLASNGANSIWEHSLLDPAQVQSGRRKPNPQDKVHPTKSDFIRAKYQMLAFVHKLPCRDDDGVTTKDLSKQLHSSVRTGSLETCLRLLSLGAQANFFHPEKGTTPLHVAAKAGQVLQAELLVVYGADPGAPDINGRTPIDYARQAGHVELAERLVECQYELTDRLAFYLCGRRPDHKNGHYIIPQMADRARPKCPTQSLDLSELAKAAKKKLQALNNRLFEELAMDVYDEVDRRENDAVWLTTQNHSTLVTERSAVPFLPVNPEYSATRNQGRQKLARFNAREFATLIIDILSDAKRRQHGKGLTSPTDPLDLSQADDDQHDYDSVASDEDTDSELTAQNNNNTQRNNRAKSMDSSDLSDGPITLQEYLEVKKALASSEAKVQQLMKVNNNLSEELRRLQKEITRMQTENSALRGAQAGTRGSLTGGGGPVPWPGGVRGTGSGGGGGGLAGDTGLNVPSSAPHRRDRQAYSMYEPGGTTHKALTPGLDPLTGRLQPLSPTVRKGAPAGPTPYGGPHLSASMDGRYNPPKTVEKYGSGTDSDYDNSQTYDVSLGVGRSSEEDSRGDVEEGDGDPDPTLPCTEDVILKTEQVTKNIQELLRAAQEFKHDSFVPCSEKIHLAVTEMASLFPKRPALDAVRSSLKLLAASASRLQVECRKAAPSDSSVSTVDYQLLTQQVIQCAYDIAKAAKQLVTITTREKKQ; translated from the exons ATGTCCAGGAAAGTGCAAAGAAGCGAGGTGTGCGCCGACTGCAGTGCACCAG ACCCAGGCTGGAGCAGTATAAACCGAGGGGTTCTCATCTGCGATGAGTGCTGTTCTGTTCATCGAAGTCTCGGCCGACATATCTCCATTGTTAAACACCTTCGCCACAGTGGCTGGCCCCCATCTTTACTGCAG atgGTGCAGACTCTGGCCAGTAACGGTGCTAACTCAATCTGGGAACACTCCCTGCTGGATCCAGCGCAGGTTCAGAGCGGGCGGAGGAAACCAAACCCACAAGACAAAGTCCA TCCCACCAAGTCAGATTTCATTCGCGCAAAGTACCAGATGTTAGCCTTCGTACACAAGCTGCCCTGCCGCGATGATGATGGGGTCACTACAAAGGACCTCAGCAAG CAACTACACTCAAGTGTGCGGACGGGAAGTTTAGAGACGTGTTTACGGCTGCTGTCTCTGGGGGCGCAAGCCAACTTTTTTCACCCG GAGAAAGGAACGACCCCTCTGCACGTGGCAGCCAAGGCAGGGCAGGTGTTACAGGCCGAGCTGCTGGTGGTATACGGGGCGGATCCAGGAGCTCCCGATATCAACGGCCGCACACCTATAGACTATGCTCG GCAAGCAGGTCACGTGGAGCTCGCCGAGCGATTGGTGGAATGTCAGTATGAGCTCACAGACAGACTGGCTTTTTACTTGTGCGGACGTCGCCCAG ATCACAAGAATGGACATTATATTATTCCTCAGATGGCAGACAG AGCTCGCCCTAAGTGCCCGACGCAGAG CCTGGACCTCTCTGAACTGGCCAAGGCAGCCAAGAAGAAGCTTCAAGCG TTAAATAACCGCTTGTTCGAGGAGCTGGCTATGGATGTGTACGACGAAGTGGACCGTAGAGAGAACGATGCAG TATGGCTGACAACTCAGAACCACAGTACGCTTGTGACGGAACGGAGCGCCGTCCCCTTTTTACCCGTCAACCCTGAATACTCAGCAACACGCAATCAG ggACGACAAAAATTGGCCCGTTTTAATGCACGAGAATTTGCAACCCTCATCATCGACATCCTTAGTGACGCCAAGCGACGGCAACATGGTAAAGGCCTGACAAGCCCAACAG ACCCTCTGGATCTGAGCCAGGCAGATGATGACCAGCACGATTATGACAGCGTAGCGTCTGATGAGGACACGGACAGCGAGCTGACCGCACAGAATAACAACAACACACAACGCAACAACCGGGCCAAG AGCATGGATTCATCGGACCTGTCAGATGGACCCATCACACTACAAGAGTATCTAGAGGTGAAGAAAGCCCTCGCCTCCTCTGAGGCCAAAGTTCAACAGCTAATGAAGGTCAACAACAACCTGAGTGAAGAGCTACGGAGGCTTCAGAAGGAG ATCACGCGGATGCAGACGGAGAACAGCGCGCTGCGGGGGGCCCAGGCCGGGACCAGGGGCTCTCTGACAGGGGGTGGTGGCCCAGTGCCGTGGCCTGGCGGGGTAAGGGGTACTGGAAGCGGCGGAGGGGGAGGAGGGCTTGCCGGAGACACCGGATTGAACGTACCCTCTTCCGCCCCCCACCGCCGGGACAGACAAGCCTATTCCATGTATGAGCCCGGGGGCACCACCCACAAAGCTCTCACCCCAGGCCTGGACCCCCTGACCGGGCGCCTGCAGCCTCTCAGCCCCACC GTGCGGAAGGGTGCACCTGCAGGGCCCACCCCATATGGAGGCCCGCACCTGTCTGCCTCCATGGACGGACGATACAAC CCTCCAAAAACGGTAGAGAAGTACGGAAGCGGCACTGACAGCGACTATGACAACtctcaaacgtatgatgtctctCTTGG TGTGGGTCGCAGCAGTGAAGAGGACAGCAGGGGAGATGTGGAAGAGGGCGACGGTGACCCTGATCCCACGCTGCCGTGCACGGAGGACGTCATCCTGAAGACTGAACAGGTCACCAAGAACATCCAAGAGCTTCTCAGAGCTGCACAGGAGTTTAAACACGACAG TTTTGTACCATGCTCGGAAAAGATCCACTTAGCTGTGACAGAAATGGCTTCTCTCTTTCCAAAG AGGCCGGCACTGGATGCCGTCCGCTCCTCTTTGAAGTTACTGGCAGCCAGCGCTTCCCGTCTCCAGGTCGAATGCCGTAAAGCAGCACCCTCGGACTCCTCGGTAAGCACGGTGGACTACCAGCTCCTCACCCAGCAGGTCATCCAGTGCGCTTATGACATCGCCAAAGCTGCCAAACAGCTGGTGACCATCACCACCCGCGAAAAAAAACAGTGA
- the git1 gene encoding ARF GTPase-activating protein GIT1 isoform X2 → MSRKVQRSEVCADCSAPDPGWSSINRGVLICDECCSVHRSLGRHISIVKHLRHSGWPPSLLQMVQTLASNGANSIWEHSLLDPAQVQSGRRKPNPQDKVHPTKSDFIRAKYQMLAFVHKLPCRDDDGVTTKDLSKQLHSSVRTGSLETCLRLLSLGAQANFFHPEKGTTPLHVAAKAGQVLQAELLVVYGADPGAPDINGRTPIDYARQAGHVELAERLVECQYELTDRLAFYLCGRRPDHKNGHYIIPQMADSLDLSELAKAAKKKLQALNNRLFEELAMDVYDEVDRRENDAVWLTTQNHSTLVTERSAVPFLPVNPEYSATRNQGRQKLARFNAREFATLIIDILSDAKRRQHGKGLTSPTDPLDLSQADDDQHDYDSVASDEDTDSELTAQNNNNTQRNNRAKSMDSSDLSDGPITLQEYLEVKKALASSEAKVQQLMKVNNNLSEELRRLQKEITRMQTENSALRGAQAGTRGSLTGGGGPVPWPGGVRGTGSGGGGGGLAGDTGLNVPSSAPHRRDRQAYSMYEPGGTTHKALTPGLDPLTGRLQPLSPTVRKGAPAGPTPYGGPHLSASMDGRYNPPKTVEKYGSGTDSDYDNSQTYDVSLGVGRSSEEDSRGDVEEGDGDPDPTLPCTEDVILKTEQVTKNIQELLRAAQEFKHDSFVPCSEKIHLAVTEMASLFPKRPALDAVRSSLKLLAASASRLQVECRKAAPSDSSVSTVDYQLLTQQVIQCAYDIAKAAKQLVTITTREKKQ, encoded by the exons ATGTCCAGGAAAGTGCAAAGAAGCGAGGTGTGCGCCGACTGCAGTGCACCAG ACCCAGGCTGGAGCAGTATAAACCGAGGGGTTCTCATCTGCGATGAGTGCTGTTCTGTTCATCGAAGTCTCGGCCGACATATCTCCATTGTTAAACACCTTCGCCACAGTGGCTGGCCCCCATCTTTACTGCAG atgGTGCAGACTCTGGCCAGTAACGGTGCTAACTCAATCTGGGAACACTCCCTGCTGGATCCAGCGCAGGTTCAGAGCGGGCGGAGGAAACCAAACCCACAAGACAAAGTCCA TCCCACCAAGTCAGATTTCATTCGCGCAAAGTACCAGATGTTAGCCTTCGTACACAAGCTGCCCTGCCGCGATGATGATGGGGTCACTACAAAGGACCTCAGCAAG CAACTACACTCAAGTGTGCGGACGGGAAGTTTAGAGACGTGTTTACGGCTGCTGTCTCTGGGGGCGCAAGCCAACTTTTTTCACCCG GAGAAAGGAACGACCCCTCTGCACGTGGCAGCCAAGGCAGGGCAGGTGTTACAGGCCGAGCTGCTGGTGGTATACGGGGCGGATCCAGGAGCTCCCGATATCAACGGCCGCACACCTATAGACTATGCTCG GCAAGCAGGTCACGTGGAGCTCGCCGAGCGATTGGTGGAATGTCAGTATGAGCTCACAGACAGACTGGCTTTTTACTTGTGCGGACGTCGCCCAG ATCACAAGAATGGACATTATATTATTCCTCAGATGGCAGACAG CCTGGACCTCTCTGAACTGGCCAAGGCAGCCAAGAAGAAGCTTCAAGCG TTAAATAACCGCTTGTTCGAGGAGCTGGCTATGGATGTGTACGACGAAGTGGACCGTAGAGAGAACGATGCAG TATGGCTGACAACTCAGAACCACAGTACGCTTGTGACGGAACGGAGCGCCGTCCCCTTTTTACCCGTCAACCCTGAATACTCAGCAACACGCAATCAG ggACGACAAAAATTGGCCCGTTTTAATGCACGAGAATTTGCAACCCTCATCATCGACATCCTTAGTGACGCCAAGCGACGGCAACATGGTAAAGGCCTGACAAGCCCAACAG ACCCTCTGGATCTGAGCCAGGCAGATGATGACCAGCACGATTATGACAGCGTAGCGTCTGATGAGGACACGGACAGCGAGCTGACCGCACAGAATAACAACAACACACAACGCAACAACCGGGCCAAG AGCATGGATTCATCGGACCTGTCAGATGGACCCATCACACTACAAGAGTATCTAGAGGTGAAGAAAGCCCTCGCCTCCTCTGAGGCCAAAGTTCAACAGCTAATGAAGGTCAACAACAACCTGAGTGAAGAGCTACGGAGGCTTCAGAAGGAG ATCACGCGGATGCAGACGGAGAACAGCGCGCTGCGGGGGGCCCAGGCCGGGACCAGGGGCTCTCTGACAGGGGGTGGTGGCCCAGTGCCGTGGCCTGGCGGGGTAAGGGGTACTGGAAGCGGCGGAGGGGGAGGAGGGCTTGCCGGAGACACCGGATTGAACGTACCCTCTTCCGCCCCCCACCGCCGGGACAGACAAGCCTATTCCATGTATGAGCCCGGGGGCACCACCCACAAAGCTCTCACCCCAGGCCTGGACCCCCTGACCGGGCGCCTGCAGCCTCTCAGCCCCACC GTGCGGAAGGGTGCACCTGCAGGGCCCACCCCATATGGAGGCCCGCACCTGTCTGCCTCCATGGACGGACGATACAAC CCTCCAAAAACGGTAGAGAAGTACGGAAGCGGCACTGACAGCGACTATGACAACtctcaaacgtatgatgtctctCTTGG TGTGGGTCGCAGCAGTGAAGAGGACAGCAGGGGAGATGTGGAAGAGGGCGACGGTGACCCTGATCCCACGCTGCCGTGCACGGAGGACGTCATCCTGAAGACTGAACAGGTCACCAAGAACATCCAAGAGCTTCTCAGAGCTGCACAGGAGTTTAAACACGACAG TTTTGTACCATGCTCGGAAAAGATCCACTTAGCTGTGACAGAAATGGCTTCTCTCTTTCCAAAG AGGCCGGCACTGGATGCCGTCCGCTCCTCTTTGAAGTTACTGGCAGCCAGCGCTTCCCGTCTCCAGGTCGAATGCCGTAAAGCAGCACCCTCGGACTCCTCGGTAAGCACGGTGGACTACCAGCTCCTCACCCAGCAGGTCATCCAGTGCGCTTATGACATCGCCAAAGCTGCCAAACAGCTGGTGACCATCACCACCCGCGAAAAAAAACAGTGA
- the LOC129438131 gene encoding piwi-like protein 2: protein MTGIPEKMRKDFRAMKDLTMHINVGAEQHTQSLKQLLQNINTNDEALRELGRWGLSISPEILVTQGRTLPHETICLHSASFVTSHSVDWSREVVRDPSISTVPLSCWAIFFPRRAADQAEELVSTFSRVAGPMGIRIERPVRVELRDDRTETFVKSIHSQLTSEPRMQLVVCIMTGNRDDLYSAIKKLCCIQSPVPSQAINVRTISQPQKLRSIAQKILLQINCKLGGELWTVSVPLKSLMVIGVDVHHDASKKSRSVMGFVASLNSMLTKWYSRVTFQMPHEEIISGFRVCLLAALQKYYEVNHTFPEKIVIYRDGVSDGQLKTVELYEIPQVLKCFETIPNYEPKLAFIVVQKRISTTLYSYGSDHFGTPSPGTVLDHTVTNRDWVDFYLMAHSIRQGCGLPTHYITVHNTANLTPDHLQRLTFKMCHLYWNWPGTIRVPAPCKYAHKVAFLSGQYLHSEPAIQLSEKLFFL, encoded by the coding sequence ATGACCGGCATTCCCGAGAAGATGAGGAAGGACTTTAGAGCAATGAAGGATCTGACCATGCACATCAACGTAGGAGCCGAGCAGCACACCCAGAGTTTGAAACAACTGCTGCAGAACATCAACACCAATGATGAGGCTCTTCGTGAGCTGGGGCGATGGGGTCTCAGCATCAGTCCAGAGATCCTGGTGACTCAAGGAAGAACTTTGCCCCACGAGACCATCTGTCTGCATTCGGCCTCCTTCGTCACATCACATTCAGTGGACTGGTCCAGAGAGGTGGTTCGAGACCCTTCCATCAGCACCGTCCCTCTGAGTTGCTGGGCTATTTTCTTTCCTCGACGTGCAGCAGATCAGGCAGAGGAGTTGGTGAGCACCTTCTCACGTGTGGCCGGACCCATGGGCATCAGAATCGAGCGACCCGTCCGTGTTGAACTACGGGATGACCGGACCGAAACCTTCGTCAAGAGCATTCACTCTCAACTCACCAGTGAACCTCGGATGCAGCTGGTTGTGTGCATTATGACCGGGAACAGAGACGACCTGTACAGCGCCATCAAAAAGCTCTGCTGTATTCAGAGTCCAGTACCATCACAGGCCATCAACGTGCGGACCATCTCCCAGCCTCAGAAGCTCCGCAGCATTGCTCAAAAGATCCTTCTGCAGATAAACTGCAAACTGGGAGGAGAGCTGTGGACAGTCAGTGTTCCTCTGAAATCTCTAATGGTGATCGGAGTTGATGTTCACCATGATGCCAGCAAAAAAAGCAGATCTGTCATGGGCTTTGTGGCGAGTCTCAACAGCATGCTGACCAAATGGTACTCCagagttacttttcaaatgccTCATGAAGAGATAATCAGCGGCTTCAGAGTCTGTCTGCTTGCCGCCCTTCAAAAGTACTACGAGGTGAACCACACCTTCCCAGAGAAGATTGTCATCTATCGGGACGGCGTGTCAGACGGACAGCTGAAGACCGTGGAGCTTTACGAGATCCCACAGGTTCTGAAATGCTTTGAGACAATACCAAACTACGAGCCAAAGTTGGCTTTCATCGTGGTCCAGAAACGTATCAGCACAACCTTGTACTCCTACGGTTCTGACCACTTCGGGACACCTTCACCAGGAACCGTCCTGGATCACACGGTCACCAACAGAGACTGGGTTGATTTTTACCTTATGGCTCATTCAATTCGCCAGGGTTGTGGCCTGCCCACTCATTATATCACGGTGCACAACACAGCCAACCTAACCCCTGACCACCTACAGAGGTTAACTTTCAAGATGTGCCACCTTTATTGGAACTGGCCAGGAACAATTCGTGTTCCTGCGCCATGCAAATACGCACATAAAGTAGCCTTTCTGTCAGGCCAGTACCTGCATTCGGAACCAGCAATCCAGCTATCAGAAAAGCTGTTCTTTCTGTGA